The following are encoded in a window of Microcaecilia unicolor chromosome 14, aMicUni1.1, whole genome shotgun sequence genomic DNA:
- the LOC115457557 gene encoding olfactory receptor 2B6-like: MDVENMTTQREFIILGLSDNPALQLPLFLVFLAIYLITVLGNLVIITVTCVDPRLHTPMYFFLSNLSLTDICCTTIITPKLLEIFLSGNKTISFAGCMTQLFSFMGSVSSEAFLLTTMAYDRYVSICHPLHYSLMMNQRLSVVLAAISWITGFLNSVAFTVSVSRLSFCDSHEIDHFFCELIPLLKLSCTEISGPEIILFVDAMLTAVPTFLVTLTSYTYIISAILKIRSKEGKRKAFSTCSSHLTVISVYYLSLLSIYLRPTSTYSQGQGKIMSVVYTTVTPMLNPLIYSLRNKEVKNALRKIVSS, translated from the coding sequence ATGGATGTGGAAAATATGACGACACAGAGAGAATTCATTATTTTGGGACTTTCCGATAATCCTGCTTTGCAGCTTCCGCTCTTCCTGGTCTTCCTGGCTATCTACTTGATCACAGTGTTGGGGAACCTTGTGATCATCACAGTGACCTGCGTTGACCCCCGCCTGCACACCCCCATGTACTTTTTCCTCAGCAACCTGTCACTCACAGACATCTGTTGTACTACCATCATCACCCCAAAACTGCTGGAGATCTTCCTCTCAGGGAATAAGACCATTTCCTTCGCTGGTTGCATGACGCAGCTCTTTTCCTTTATGGGATCGGTCAGCAGCGAGGCTTTCCTCCTTACGACCATGGCTTACGACCGTTACGTGTCGATCTGCCACCCCTTGCACTATTCACTTATGATGAATCAGAGACTGAGCGTTGTGCTGGCGGCCATTTCCTGGATCACTGGTTTCCTGAATTCTGTGGCGTTTACGGTTTCCGTCAGCCGCCTTTCATTTTGTGACTCTCACGAGATCGATCATTTCTTCTGTGAGCTCATTCCACTCTTAAAACTTTCCTGCACTGAGATATCTGGTCCTGAAATCATCCTGTTTGTTGATGCCATGTTGACAGCGGTGCCCACCTTCCTAGTGACTCTTACTTCTTACACCTACATCATCTCAGCCATCCTGAAGATCCGCTCGAAGGAAGGGAAGCGtaaagccttctccacctgctcctcccacctCACTGTCATCTCTGTGTATTACTTATCCCTGCTGTCCATTTACCTGAGACCCACCTCAACATACTCCCAGGGACAGGGCAAAATCATGTCGGTGGTTTACACAACTGTCACCCCCATGCTGAACCCCCTGATTTACAGTCTGAGAAACAA